The Acidobacteriota bacterium genome contains the following window.
CTTTTCTCAAGCGCTACCGCCAGCGCAGTTGGCGTTTGTGGGGCAATGTCGCCGTATCCTATCTAAGGGTGCGCTATTTCCACGTCTTCTTCGGCAACGACTGCATCTTCGTGCGCCGCCGCGTTTTCGACGACCTGGGCGGATTCGCCCCCATCCCCCTGATGGAGGACGTGGACTTCTCGCGCCGCCTGCGCCGTCTCTGCCGGCGCACCCCTCGCGGACGGCTGGCCATCATCCCATTGGCCGCCCAAGCCTCGGCCCGCCGCTATATCGAACGGGGGGTGCTGCGGCAGAGTTGGACCATCCTGCGCACCATGACGGCCTACAAACTGGGCCGCTCGCCGCAGGAACTCGACCGCAGCTACCACCGTTACGACTAGGGCTGCCGGTCATAAATTCTGAGCCAGGGGCCCTCCGTTTCTTGTCTCTGAAAGGG
Protein-coding sequences here:
- a CDS encoding glycosyltransferase, with product MIPAYQEAPGIEDALERLFHPAVSGATAMEVIVSVAGQDDTLERVLDFGRRRRLDNLKAVKSQRGRGLQLNRGAQEARFSILLFLHADVSLPSGALPAVLDVLGDEDVLGGSFLKRYRQRSWRLWGNVAVSYLRVRYFHVFFGNDCIFVRRRVFDDLGGFAPIPLMEDVDFSRRLRRLCRRTPRGRLAIIPLAAQASARRYIERGVLRQSWTILRTMTAYKLGRSPQELDRSYHRYD